The genomic stretch GACGTAAGAAAGAAAAGATATATGACTATTATGGGGCTTCTGGCGTTATTGATAGCATAGATGATTATTTGTTTGATAAAGAATTACTGCTTATAGGAGAAGATGGGGCTAACCTTTTGGCTCGAACTCGCCCTATTGCATTTATAGCAAAGGGAAAGTATTGGGTAAACAACCATGCTCATGTGCTTGATGTTTGCTGTGATGTAGATTTAAAATACATTTGTTATTACATCAATGCAATTTCTCTTCAACCTTATGTTACAGGTATGGCTCAACCAAAAATGAATCAGGAAAATATGAATGCAATTTGGATACCTCTTTCTCCTGTTGCCGAACAAAGACGCATAGTCGAAAAGATAGAACAAGCTTTTTCTATTCTTGACACAATAGATGAACTGCAAGCACAATATGCCGATAACCTTACCGTACTGAAAAGCAAGCTGATCGACGCCGCAATCCAAGGCAAACTGACCGAACACCTCCCCGAAGACGGCACCGCTGAAGAAGACCTAAAAGAAATCGAGGAGAAAAAGATGGAGATAGAATCTTCCGGTGTGCTTAAGGGTAGGAAAAAGAAAAAGGTATTACCTCTTCTGAACGTCAACTTTCCTTTTGAGATTCCAAGTTCTTGGAAATGGATACGTTTAAACTCTGTCGTTGAAATATTTGGACGTATCGGTTTTAGAGGTTATACAAAAAATGACATTGTTGAGCGAGGACAAGGAGCTATTTCTTTATCTCCATCCAACATCACTAAATCCGGCAAAATTACATATGAAAACTGCACTTTTCTTTCTTGGGATAAGTACAATGAATCACCGGAAATAATGGTGGAAAAAGATGATGTGATTTTAGTAAAAACAGGTTCATCTTATGGGAAATGCGCCATTGTTAAGTCTTTGCCCGAAAAGGCAACTATTAATCCTCAGTTAGCTATTCTTAAATATGTTCTTTGTGATAGGAACTATCTTCATACTGTGCTTATTAGCGATATGGCTCACAAGCAATATGAAGAATTTGTTATTGGTGCAGCAACGCCAACTTTTTCACAGGAGAATCTTGCAAATTTCTTATTACCACTTCCACCCCTCGCCGAGCAAAAACGCATCGTCCAAAAACTCGAAGAAATCCTGCCGTTGTGTGAAACACAGAAATGAGGCAAACAATGAATCATATTCAAAAAGAAGGCTTTTTACACTTGTTTAATAGAAGCGGAAATGTACTTGATTTCAATACATCTGGCTTCAACAGATTCACACAAGAAAGCGTTGGAGTTCCTTTGTGCGAAAAGTACGGACTCTCAAAAGGAAAATCTTTGGAATCTTTTTGTCAGGAAGCGCCAGAGGATGATGTAGAAAAACTTTTTACGGATTTATTAGAGTACTATGAATTCACCATAAAAGGCTCACCGAAAGAAAAAGAATATATACTATGCAAAAACATATCATATAAAAGTCGACTAAATAATGTCCTTTAAAACAATATGAAATGAGGTGAGATAATTGGCTGAACAACTAAGCGGCGTAAACGGCAATATAATACGTTGGGCAAGAGAATTTTATAATATGTCTGAGGAAGAAGCAGCCCGTTCTATCGGAGTTAGTGGTGAAAAGTATTCCGCTTGGGAATCCGGAGCTGAATTTCCTACATACGCAAGGCTCAAAAAAATCAGTGACGTATTTCGCAAACCATCAGCTGTTTTCTTCTTTTCTGAACCTCCGGACATTCCTCCTATCAAGGGCGATTTACGCACATTACCGGATACAGTAGTTGATGGATTCAGCAAAAATGTGATGGTACAACTTGAAAAAGCAAAAGCGTACCAGCTAAATCTGCTGGAACTGTATGAAACATCAAATTGTATTTTTACGAATCGAACAATAATCCCAACTGAAACTAAGCAGTTGTGCAACTACTTGCGCAATATTATGGGGTTTCCGATCAATGCTCAAAAAGGAAGAAAAAACACTAAGGTTGTTTTTGAAATATATAGAGAAAAACTCTACGAATTAGGAATCTATGTTTTTAAGGATTCTTTCAAAGATAACAATGTATCGGGGCTATGTATCAATGATGATTTATTTCCTGTGATCCTCATCAACAACTCTATGTCTTTTGCACGACAGATTTTTACGTTGTTCCACGAGTTCTATCATTTGGTATCTAACACCAGTGGTGCTGAAATAATCCGAGATGACTATTATAAGTATCTGGATATATCTCAATCCATAACAGAAAAAAACTGCGATACATTTGCTAATGAATTCTTAGTTCCCACCGACGATTTCAAATTTGAACTATCTAAAAAGGAAATTGATGATCACAGAATAGCTGAATTAGCTACTCTTTATTCTGTTAGCAAAGAAGCGATAATGTATAAACTATGGACACTGAAAATCATCACTCCTAAAGAATATGAATCACTAAAAGAAACCTTCTACGGTGATGCAATTAGAAATCAAAAAAAGAAAAACGGTGAGAACTCATCTGGAGGTAATTATTATTTTACCAAACTCGCTTATTTAGGATCTTCATACACCGGTGATGTATTCAAGCAGCTATATTCCGGTAAAATAGACAGTTTCCGTGCAAGCGAAATGTTAAACAGCAAGGTGGATCATCTTCCCCAATTAGAAGCTGCATATTTTAGGGGGAATAAATGATGGTATACATACTTGACACTAATATTTTCCGGAAACTCCTTGATCATTTTCCGAAAAAAGGAGTCTATTTTAAACAAGTGTGGCAAGCATTTGAAAACGGAATTCAAAAAGGAATATATCAATCAGTTGATGAATGCTATAACGAGTTAAGTGCTCGTTATGACGATAAAAATGATAATATGCAATGGCTGAAAGCCAATAAAAAAATGTTTCTTGCACCGACAAATGAAGAATCCCAAATAATACGAGTTTTATTTCAGAACCCCAAAATGAGGGAAAGTATCCATACAAAGAACATTATAAATAACCGACCTTCCGCAGATCCTTACATTGCAGCGAAAGCAAAGGCATTAAGCGGAATTGTTGTTACCGAAGAGAAACACAAACCACATTCAGCTCAATTACCTAATATTTGTGAGGAGTTAGGTATTCAATGTATTACTTACGATGACTTTATGGAAATAGTATCAAATGAAAAGGTTGACTAAGTCGCTATCGAGCTATGATGCCATTTTATTTATTAATTTGTAAAGTTCCTTTAGACTATGTAACGGCTGATGCAGCATCGTGACTGCATCAGCCGTTATTTCAAAATTTGTAAATCATCTCTTGATAAACTATTTCTTCTGCACGATTGCGAATGTTATTCATTCGAGCTACCCACAGCATCTGGTTATCTGCTTTGAGCTTTTCGTTGACACCTTCTTGTTTTGCAAGTTGATTTACTAACCGAAAGAACATATCCTCTGCCTGTTCGTCAATATCGGCGAGGTAGGCGGTGAGCT from Ruminococcus bovis encodes the following:
- a CDS encoding restriction endonuclease subunit S; this encodes MIDTQAIRSKILDLAMRGQLTEQLPEDGTAEELYQQILEEKQKLFKEGKIKKEKPFSLSPVFEPYPFDIPDNWKFVRFGELMINRDSERIPVSVADRRKKEKIYDYYGASGVIDSIDDYLFDKELLLIGEDGANLLARTRPIAFIAKGKYWVNNHAHVLDVCCDVDLKYICYYINAISLQPYVTGMAQPKMNQENMNAIWIPLSPVAEQRRIVEKIEQAFSILDTIDELQAQYADNLTVLKSKLIDAAIQGKLTEHLPEDGTAEEDLKEIEEKKMEIESSGVLKGRKKKKVLPLLNVNFPFEIPSSWKWIRLNSVVEIFGRIGFRGYTKNDIVERGQGAISLSPSNITKSGKITYENCTFLSWDKYNESPEIMVEKDDVILVKTGSSYGKCAIVKSLPEKATINPQLAILKYVLCDRNYLHTVLISDMAHKQYEEFVIGAATPTFSQENLANFLLPLPPLAEQKRIVQKLEEILPLCETQK
- a CDS encoding XRE family transcriptional regulator, which translates into the protein MAEQLSGVNGNIIRWAREFYNMSEEEAARSIGVSGEKYSAWESGAEFPTYARLKKISDVFRKPSAVFFFSEPPDIPPIKGDLRTLPDTVVDGFSKNVMVQLEKAKAYQLNLLELYETSNCIFTNRTIIPTETKQLCNYLRNIMGFPINAQKGRKNTKVVFEIYREKLYELGIYVFKDSFKDNNVSGLCINDDLFPVILINNSMSFARQIFTLFHEFYHLVSNTSGAEIIRDDYYKYLDISQSITEKNCDTFANEFLVPTDDFKFELSKKEIDDHRIAELATLYSVSKEAIMYKLWTLKIITPKEYESLKETFYGDAIRNQKKKNGENSSGGNYYFTKLAYLGSSYTGDVFKQLYSGKIDSFRASEMLNSKVDHLPQLEAAYFRGNK
- a CDS encoding DUF4411 family protein; protein product: MMVYILDTNIFRKLLDHFPKKGVYFKQVWQAFENGIQKGIYQSVDECYNELSARYDDKNDNMQWLKANKKMFLAPTNEESQIIRVLFQNPKMRESIHTKNIINNRPSADPYIAAKAKALSGIVVTEEKHKPHSAQLPNICEELGIQCITYDDFMEIVSNEKVD
- a CDS encoding TnpV protein, producing MATKITYTQQGDYLLPDLKLPEQPKVEIGIWGKRHLRYLEKHHPIIYTNLLTSCKLTAYLADIDEQAEDMFFRLVNQLAKQEGVNEKLKADNQMLWVARMNNIRNRAEEIVYQEMIYKF